The nucleotide sequence CGTTATTCTCTAACGTTGTAGACAGCGGTGTCGGCGCGCGAAGGGCTCCCGACGACGAAGGTCTGCACAGCGGCAGAGACTCGAAAACAGGAGACCCTTTTGTCTGAGACCCGCATCGCCCTCGACCGCACCGCGCGCGTCGCCACCGTCAACCGCCGCATCTTCGGCTCGTTCGTCGAGCACCTGGGGCGCTGCGTCTACGACGGCATCTACGAGCCGGGGCACCCGACCGCCAACGAGGACGGCTTCCGTCTCGACGTCGTGGAGCTCGTCCGCGAGCTCGGCTCGACGACGATCCGCTACCCGGGCGGCAACTTCGTCTCCGGCTTCCGCTGGGAGGACTCGGTCGGCCCGCGCGACAAGCGCCCGGTGCGGCGCGACCTCGCCTGGCACTCGCTGGAGTCCAACCAGGTCGGACTCGACGAGTTCTCGCGCTGGCTGAAGCTCACCGACTCGGAGCTGATGCTCGCGGTGAACCTCGGCACCCGCGGGATCCAGGCCGCGCTCGACCTGCTCGAGTACGCCAATCACCCGTCGGGGACGGCGCTCAGCGATCAGCGCATCGCGAACGGCACGCCGGAGCCGCACGACATCCGGATGTGGTGCCTGGGCAACGAGATGGATGGGCCCTGGCAGACCGGTTACATGACCGCCGACGACTACGGCAAGCTCGCCGCCCGCACCGCAGCCGCGATGAAGATGGCCGACAAGGACCTCGAGCTCGTGGTCTGCGGCTCCTCCGGCTCGGGGATGCCGACCTTCGGCGAGTGGGAGCGCGTCGTTCTCGAGCACTCCTACGAGCACGTCGACTACGTGTCGGCGCACGCGTACTACCAGGAGCGCGGCGGCGACCTCGGCTCCTTCCTCGCCTCCTCGGTGGACATGCAGTACTTCATCGACACGGTCGTCTCGACGGCCGATCACGTCGGCTACCGGCTCAAGAGCAAGAAGAAGATCCAGATCTCGTTCGACGAGTGGAACATCTGGTACCTCGACGAGCACAAGGAGTCGGAGGAGGTCAACGACGAGTGGCGGTACGCCCCGCGGCAGCTGGAGGACGTCTACTCGGCGGCCGACGCCGTCGTGCTCGGCAACCTGCTGATCACTCTGCTGAAGAACCACGACCGGGTGACCAGCGCCTC is from Leifsonia sp. 466MF and encodes:
- the arfA gene encoding arabinosylfuranosidase ArfA, with the protein product MSETRIALDRTARVATVNRRIFGSFVEHLGRCVYDGIYEPGHPTANEDGFRLDVVELVRELGSTTIRYPGGNFVSGFRWEDSVGPRDKRPVRRDLAWHSLESNQVGLDEFSRWLKLTDSELMLAVNLGTRGIQAALDLLEYANHPSGTALSDQRIANGTPEPHDIRMWCLGNEMDGPWQTGYMTADDYGKLAARTAAAMKMADKDLELVVCGSSGSGMPTFGEWERVVLEHSYEHVDYVSAHAYYQERGGDLGSFLASSVDMQYFIDTVVSTADHVGYRLKSKKKIQISFDEWNIWYLDEHKESEEVNDEWRYAPRQLEDVYSAADAVVLGNLLITLLKNHDRVTSASLAQLVNVIAPIMTEPGGDAWRQTTFFPFSVTSRLARGEVLRPRIETGSYETAVYGEADLVDAVATFDEADGSAALFVVNRSLTETQTVRVDVRDLGVSSVREAVSLWDEDVYAKNTLHDQNRVGLRPTPTASLDDGVLTLELPPVSWTGVSLG